AGCGACTGTCACAAGGTTAGTTATGAGGAACAACATGATTCTTGCACAGTACCTGGTACAGAAACCCCACTACTGGCCCTTAGAAGGTGGAGAAGGTTAGGAGAAGTAGTGGTGGAAAAGTCACTGGCCTAAAACTGGGGTGGCTTGATGTCACCTCGTACTCTGCCATTAACTTCACCTCTCttggcctcagtgtcctcatctatggAATGAGGGAATCATTAAAATCTCTTCCATCTGTATAATCCGATTATACTTCCTTTTGCCATACTCTTTTATTCCCTCAGAATCTGAAAAATCCTTCTAAAGTCGACAGGATTCAACCTCCTGAGATAATACCTACCCACTGAGGCTGTTATGAAAATATATGAGATAATGCACAGAAGCATTTGCTCACACAGAATCAGGAACATGCtaagtgttctataaatgttaGTTTACTCCCTACCACTATTATGTTCTCCCACGAGAACATAAGCCCCAAGAGTGCAAGGACCCCATAGGTCCTGTTCATTGCTGCGTCCTGAGCGCCAGGAAGGGTTTCTGGCACACTTTGCACTGAATTGAATAAATAGTCAGAAGAGTCCTGCCCCTTCAAGGCTCCCGGAGAACCGTCCTCGAGGGCAGAATGAAGAAGTCACTAAGATCCGTTGCAATCGTACAACCGTACAACAGCTCTTGCCCGTCTGCCCTTCTGGAATATGAAAGCCGGTAGAAGTCAAGACTCAGAGTAACCCAAAAGCCACTTTTGGGACTTGAGCCTAGAACCCGAGCCCGCCTCCACCGTCATCCAGTGGCTCCGCCCCCGATCTCTGGAGATCCCGGGCTCTGATTGGCTGgactgctgtctgtctgtctgtctgtctctctctctccggACGTGACCGCCGCCGCCATTGTGCGGCGCTGTACCCCTCGAAGGGTGCTTCTTAGGCGAGTACCTGGGGCTGTTGCCCTTGCTTCTCGCTGTCTGGTTCGGGAATCCCGGCGGGTCCGGGACTCCCGTCCGTGCCGGTGCGGGCGCCGGCATGTGGCTGTGGGAGGAACAGGATGGCCTTCTGGGTCCCTTCTCCTTCATATTACTGCTGCTACTGCTGGTGACACGCAGCCCCTTCAATGCCTGCCTCTTCACCGGCAGCCTCTACCTCCTGCTGCGCCTCTTCAGCTTTGAGCCTTTGCCCTCCCGTAGGGCCTTGCAGGTGCTCAAGCCAAGGGACCGCGTTTCCGCCATCGCCCACCGCGGCGGCAGCCACGACGCGCCGGAGAACACGCTGGCTGCTATTCGACAGGTGAGTCCCCCCGCCCTCGCCTCGGACCCCTCCTGAGAGCTTGGTCTTACGCTTGTCCTTCCGGAGGTTACCCAGTCCCCTCACGATAGTCTTCCCAGTAGCCTGTTCGTCCAGGAAGACTCTGAAGTGGCCTTCGATCCCTTTGAAATCTGGCAAGGCTCCCGACTTCAAGTATTTATAGAACACAAGTACTACAtatttgctgtgtgccaggcaccgagAATACTGTCATGAACGCAACAGAAAGGTTCCCAGCTTTCACGGAGCTTGCATTGGAGTTAAGGACACAGGCCTTaaacaagtaaatacataaatgagaCACTTTTAAGAGAGCGAAAAGTGTAATGAAAAAATAGGGTAATGGGATAAGGAATGACTGATAAGACCTCCCCAAATGTAAGCTCTTTAAGCCAAGGATCTATAGATTAGGTCAACACTTTGTGACTCCTTCCTACCTTGTAGCCTTCGAATTATACTTGCCAATTCTTATGCTTGGGAAATTTTTCCCCCGGATTTTCGTATAGTTGACTCCCTTTTATCATTatggtctcagctcaaatgtcatctttttAGAGAAACTTTGCCCTGGTTGCCTTGTCTAGTGACCTTTAACCTGCTTTGGCCTTCACATtactctctattttcttttttaaaaatacttatcacTGTCATAATTTACATGTAACATGTTCGTAGCCTATTTCTCTCCACTAAAATGTGAGATCcatgattcttttctttcttgctcagcACTCTCCCCTCACTGCTGATACATAGTAGGCACTTGATAAGTATTTGTTGGAAGGATTGTGATGTACAAATAGCCAATAACCACaagaaaagatactcaacattatCACCTATCTGGAAAATGcgaataaaaatcacaatgagatactgcttcatacccattaggatgTCTATAAtcaaaaacaagtgttggtgaggatgtggagaaattggaacctttatACTACTGGTGGGAAAACAGTccagcagttcctcaaaaggtgaaacagagttaccatatgatccagcatttCTATTCCTAGGTaaatacccaaaagaactgaaacatAAAGACTTGCATATGAATATTCATAATATTATTCATAATTGTaaaaaagtgggaacaacaaAAATGTCCATCAGCTAAGGAATGGATAAATTAAATGTGAAAGGAATCAGTAAGAGTAGCTGTCTGCTTAGCCCTGTTGAGTGTTTATATTGCAATATAACACTTGACAATAATATTGTTGATGGTTTTGTTAAGGCAGCTAAGAATGGAGCAACAGGCGTGGAGTTGGACCTTGAGTTTACTTCTGATGGGATTCCTATTTTAATGCACGATAACACAGTAGATAGGACAACAGATGGCACTGGTCGATTGTGTGACTTGACATTTGAACAAATTAGGAAGCTTAATCCTGCAGCAAATCACAGATTAAGGTAAGTGGTTGATTGTTGCTTAAACATATCTTCAGCTTTTGTTGTAAATCACAGACACTGGAACCTTCAAGTTACATCTGCTCTAGGAGGgttgttgtgttgtgttttattttgaactGTATACAGGTTTCCCAGGTAATAAGCAGGTGCCAGGAAGAACAGAAATATGGCAtggattttttcatcttttcccacTGAGCCCAAATTTGGCCTCAGAATTATTCTCAAGATAATACTCTGTCTAGTCACTTTGTACTGTCATATAAATTATGTATGCATgcgtatatatgtacatatatatacaccagAGCTAGTCCTACACGGtattatttgagtcaaactgatgacatatgttAGGGAGCAAGAgctcaaatacttcttttatttaaagcCAAGATCTTACAGTTGAAATAATACAGTTGAGTTACGTAAGTTAAATCTCGTACAGTGAAACTTTTTATGTGAGAAAAACTGATTTCTTAATATATTAGgcacttaattttccttttttatcagaaaactatgtattagaaatttatttattttaaatattgacacTTAAATGAACAATAGTACAGTCCATAgatttatgtatttctaaaaatttttcctGCAAAGGTTCTGTTATGGCAATTACAATCTTCAAATTAAGTCTGTGAGTTTCCAAAGGTGTCATACACTCTACCCTTTGGTGAGTAGAGTTactaattatattattaattcaGTGGAAATCCAGTGATttcctaaaaattaaatgattttttttgttgttgctgttctttgGTCAGGAATATCTCTACTTTAGTTTAAATCTGTATAGTAAATTATTCTTAGGCTTCAGTGAGGTTGAAGAAAGGAAGTTGGGGAAAATACtctttcctcttgtttgggaGATATTTGTCAAATGTCTATTCCactaaactttatatatatatttttttcttttacctgtaATATGctataccttttccctccctGACAGGAATgatttccctgatgaaaaaatcCCTACCCTGAGAGAAGCGGTTGCAGAGTGCTTAAATCATAACCTTACAATCTTCTTTGATGTCAAGGGCCATGCCAACAAGGTACAGTTAATACCAtagatttcacttttttaaaaagacatttttaattgctAGTCATTTCCAAAACTATATATTTGTTATTCttcttagattatttttttaaagattttatttatttatttttagagagagaagggagggagggagagagagagagagagagagggagagagagagggagggagagggagagagagagagaaacagagagagagaaacatcaatgtgcggttgctgggggttatggcctgcaacccaggaatgtaccctggctgggaatcaaacctgggacactttggttcccagcccgcgctcaatccactgagctatgccagccagggctcttcttcttagattatttttataaattatatttgcttAATGGAAGTATACAATGCAAAAATCCACATCTGTaaggaaaatgttaaattatagaATCTTTCAAACTTTTTAACCTTTGATGGAACTTTTTAACAACTCCTGATATTCTACAACTAGCACAAAATAGAAGAGTCAGGTTTCTCTTACTTGCATTATTTGccaaagatattaaataaatagtgAAGAGGTACTTCTTGAACAGACTGCTCAAGTAACCTCATAAAAGGAGTTCAGGAGTTGGACACCATCATTTTCCTCTGTCTGTTAAAGGTCTTAGATGGACAACTAAGGATGAAATTTAAAGCTTCTGATAGCTCATagcatatttactttttatacagGTTTATCCCTTCTGTATGATTTCTGTCCCTTCTGTGTAATCTTCCTATTCTGTGATTTCAGCAGTAATACTTTtatcagaaaattaattttttttcaaatatgtatgacattcctaaataaaattttgcttatattttatgaCATATACTTTTACTCATAAAACCATATTGCAAAGGAAAGCAATGGGAAAATATGGGTCAGATTACATTGGTTCTCTTACAACCAGCTTTTCAAGTACAAATACTCTTTTCCATGTTTGGACAATTTGTGTATTTATCCCTAACAATAGTTATAATCAGTAATGACTGTCTACTAGTTTAGAATTCTGATgatgtcagttttttaaattaacccAGGATATAGTTGAAACCAGCTgttaaaatctgaaataaaagcCTCAGTATATATTCTAACTTTAATAAACTcctatttttgaagaaaaaggagaatggTGCTctggttaatttattattttgctaAATTGGTAGTTCTAGGTTTTCCAGGTGGTCTGCATCAGCATCACCAGGAATGcctattattataaatatatggatTTCTGAGCCATACCACCTAGTGAAGAAATTCCGAAAATGCCTAGGATGGTGGGATCAAggagcatgtattttttttctttttttaaaatatattttattgattatactattacagttgtcccattttcccccttcattcccctccaccctctcccacccacattcccccctctttagttcatgtccatgtgtcataagttctttagcttctacatttcccatattattcttgccttccccctgtctattttctacctaccatctatgctacttattctctataccttttctcctctcttttcctcccactcccctgttgctaactctccatgtgatctccatttctgtggttctgttcctgttccagttgtttgcttagtttgttttcatttttgtttttgttttaggtgtggttgttaataattgtgagtttgttgccattttactatacaagttttttatcttctttttcttagataagtccctttaacatttcatataataagggtttggtgatgatgaactccttcaacttgaccttatctgagaagtactttatttgcccttccattctaaatgaaagctttgctggatagagcaatcttggatgtaggtccttgcctttcatgacttgaaatacttctttccagccccttcttgcctgcaaggtctcttttgagaaatcagctgacagtcttatgggaactcctttgtaggttactgtctccttatctcttgctgcttctaggattctctccttcattttcatcttggctgatgtaattatgatgtgccttggtgtgttcctccttggatccagcttctttgggactctctgagcttcctggacttcctagaagtgtatttcctttgccagattggggaagttctcctttattatttgttcaaataagtttttcacttgttgctcctcctcttcctgtcatggtacccctataacttggatattggaatgtttaaagatgtcctggaggttcctaagcctctcctcatttttttaaagtcttgttttttcattcttttctctgtggtggtttcttccttctggtccactctattgatttgagtcccagttttcttcccatcactattggtttccctgtgcattttccttcatttcactaagcatagccttcattttttcatctaatttgcgaccaaattcaaccaattctgtgagcatcctgattaccagtgctttgaactgtgcatctgacaggttggctatctcttggttgcttagttgtatttgctgtgggggccgggtctgagagggaacaatggcacttgctccactctctgtcagatttcagtcccttccgcagcttcccccaagctaactgggcctttctgatgctgattcctgtgtgggtgggcttgtgtacattctaggaacctgtgggtgtctccaatggactctcctgtgagactggaagtcTCTCCTggctcctcaacccccacagatgttttcaataggtgttttgaggctttatttccctgcgctggagccctgggttgtgtggtctgtcttgctccccagtgtcACCTGGGTTATCTGtgtgcacgaatgtgggactgcctggtcagccagtcACCTTCCACACCGTGCCCCACTTCACAATCACCGCCATGCtggggtctgcctgttgccaccctgcatccagggtctgcctgctgctgtcttATGCGCCCAgggtttgccagctgctgccGTGCACGCCCAGtgccactgttttttgttttttttttttgcctcgaCCTCTCTCTACTTGGCAGCTGGActtcgcccctcctacctgtctggataaatgtgtctattttaactccttggttgttggacttccatacagttcaatttctgtcagttctagttgttattttgtttctaaattgttgttttgtgtatgttggttgtgtgaggaggcacagtgtgtctacctacacctccatcttggctggaagtatcaggacatgtatttttaatgctCACTTCAGGTTTTGTTGATGTTGGAGAACTCTGATGGTCCTGCATTTCACCCATGGTATACCAACCCTTCATgcttattcttttcaaataagaGGGAAGttggggagagaagaagaaaacaattacttaaaaaatCCAGCTATTTAAGCTTGCTGGTTGGGTGTTCAGCAGGTGTTTTGGGCAAGACTAGGTATAATGTAGTGATCTCACTCTCACGTAGTCTaaagaaacaagtgttggcagCTAATTGGAGATAGTACAGCACAGGAGCCAAGATCATGGACTTACTACCTCAACCTTGataagtttcagtttcctcatgggaaaaatgggaataataaaattACCACATAGGGTTAtcgtgagaattaaataaatgatgtagGTGAAAAGTTATTACCCACGGTACATATGATAGTtgaaacagcaagaaaataaCTTTGACTCTGTAGCTCTATCACATTAGTGAAGGGGAAGCATAACATGAATAATTCCTATGTTATTTTTCTGGGAATGCATTTTGTTACTGATATTTGGTTATATGTGACTTTCCAAAAATTAGTAGTATTTCAAGAATTTTGATGTAGCAGCAGTATATTCAATGGGCAATCTATTAATTCACTAGAGCTTACAAAATGTCAATATCTTAATTCTATTATTCTTCATTAGGTGGACTACAAAAAGAAATTTCTGCTCATCTTGGGAAAAGTTGAGAGACTTCTAACTGTTCCCATTTCCTCCCTGTCTCATCGCTTCTTCCTTCATGTTGATAATGGTTGATCTTTCCTCTCAACCACCTAGACTGAGAAAATCTACCCTTTGTAATTCCCAGGCTGATGGCTCATGCTTCAGCTAGGAAAAGCAGAGGGTGATAGAGTTGTCGGTATAAAAGGACTTTTCCTAGTGGCTAAACTAgggaaaaggttttaaaattttgcttccaATCTCCATTGGCCTACAGTCTGCTATACTTTCCAAAAATATGACCAAGGGAACAGGCCTGTAGGAAGATAGTAAAGCAGCAGTATCCCAACTTCTTTATCTGCTGCAGATGTGAGTTTAAAATGGATCCCAATGGATAGTAGATTCTACTAATACTCCTTTCAATCTCCCTATATATTATTGAACTTCTGATTTATTTGATAGGGTTGTACTtaatataaaatagttatttccTAAGACTAttacattttaatagattttaaatacATG
This sequence is a window from Phyllostomus discolor isolate MPI-MPIP mPhyDis1 chromosome 3, mPhyDis1.pri.v3, whole genome shotgun sequence. Protein-coding genes within it:
- the GDE1 gene encoding glycerophosphodiester phosphodiesterase 1 isoform X1 yields the protein MWLWEEQDGLLGPFSFILLLLLLVTRSPFNACLFTGSLYLLLRLFSFEPLPSRRALQVLKPRDRVSAIAHRGGSHDAPENTLAAIRQAAKNGATGVELDLEFTSDGIPILMHDNTVDRTTDGTGRLCDLTFEQIRKLNPAANHRLRNDFPDEKIPTLREAVAECLNHNLTIFFDVKGHANKATDALKKMYMEFPQLYNNSVVCSFLPEVIYKMRQTDQNVVTALTHRPWSLSHTGDGKPRYDAFWEQSLFVVLDILLDWSMHNILWYLCGISAFLIQKDSVSPNYLKKWSAKGIQVVAWTVNTFDEKSYYESYLGSSYITDSMLEDCEPHF
- the GDE1 gene encoding glycerophosphodiester phosphodiesterase 1 isoform X2 — translated: MWLWEEQDGLLGPFSFILLLLLLVTRSPFNACLFTGSLYLLLRLFSFEPLPSRRALQVLKPRDRVSAIAHRGGSHDAPENTLAAIRQAAKNGATGVELDLEFTSDGIPILMHDNTVDRTTDGTGRLCDLTFEQIRKLNPAANHRLRNDFPDEKIPTLREAVAECLNHNLTIFFDVKGHANKMRQTDQNVVTALTHRPWSLSHTGDGKPRYDAFWEQSLFVVLDILLDWSMHNILWYLCGISAFLIQKDSVSPNYLKKWSAKGIQVVAWTVNTFDEKSYYESYLGSSYITDSMLEDCEPHF